One Microbacterium trichothecenolyticum DNA window includes the following coding sequences:
- a CDS encoding ABC transporter substrate-binding protein, whose product MTARLRRLLGVASALTVGAVLLSGCGAGTSAAPAESSTPKPGGDLVFLIDSLGATWIPNNSSISSYQGHIWGHLTDKLVYVDAEGNLSPWIAKSWDENADKTELTLHLKDGVTFSDGTPLDAAAVVANIDIWAKGRPDEGINRIGLFPSANYVGAEAVDATTVKVSFAAPTLSFIPTLAYHGSILISPATLALPADQQADLTKDIGSGPFVVEKVADGDSVVLKKRDDYDWGPEAIGHEGPAYLDTITYKQVAEPTLRTASVESGQAQVAYNASPQDLEALKQEGLTVETPRYLGFVNGYALNTSVAPFDDIKVRQAVQHGIDRDEILSTVYTDDWFAAESFIQSTVPEATDHSADFAYDPDKAAALLDEAGWAKGSDGVRTKNGQKLSFTLYPNPYLQASQSVDELVDQQLTSLGFDVNLETYDVPTYGQKVIGNATIPATEITRSFVDVGTVAGVLTSQKKGDEDWFKVGTSDATLNDLSTRIATATDRDARAKVADELQGYVLDQGYFVPLTQIVQRVYVQSPEVSGVTYNGLAYAYYLDAWLNG is encoded by the coding sequence ATGACCGCTCGCCTCCGACGCCTTCTCGGCGTCGCCTCCGCCCTTACCGTCGGAGCCGTCCTGCTCAGCGGGTGCGGTGCCGGAACCTCCGCCGCCCCGGCCGAGAGCTCGACCCCCAAGCCCGGCGGCGATCTGGTGTTCCTCATCGACTCTCTCGGTGCCACCTGGATCCCGAACAACAGCTCCATCTCGAGCTACCAGGGCCACATCTGGGGCCACCTCACCGACAAGCTCGTCTACGTCGACGCCGAGGGAAACCTCAGCCCGTGGATCGCGAAGAGCTGGGACGAGAACGCCGACAAGACCGAATTGACGCTGCACCTGAAGGACGGCGTGACGTTCTCCGACGGCACGCCTCTGGATGCCGCCGCGGTCGTCGCCAACATCGACATCTGGGCCAAGGGGCGCCCCGACGAGGGCATCAACCGCATCGGCCTGTTCCCCTCGGCCAACTACGTGGGGGCGGAGGCCGTGGATGCCACGACGGTGAAGGTGTCGTTCGCAGCCCCGACGCTGAGCTTCATCCCGACCCTGGCCTATCACGGCTCGATCCTCATCTCGCCGGCCACTCTCGCCCTGCCCGCGGACCAGCAGGCCGACCTGACGAAAGACATCGGCAGTGGTCCCTTCGTCGTCGAGAAGGTCGCCGACGGCGACAGCGTCGTGCTGAAGAAGCGCGACGACTACGACTGGGGTCCGGAGGCCATCGGCCACGAGGGCCCCGCCTACCTCGACACGATCACGTACAAGCAGGTCGCCGAGCCGACGCTGCGCACCGCCTCGGTCGAGTCCGGCCAGGCGCAGGTGGCGTACAACGCCAGCCCGCAAGACCTCGAGGCCCTCAAGCAGGAGGGGCTGACCGTCGAGACCCCCCGCTACCTCGGGTTCGTCAACGGCTACGCGCTGAACACCTCGGTCGCGCCCTTCGACGACATTAAGGTGCGCCAGGCGGTGCAGCACGGCATCGACCGTGACGAGATCCTCTCGACCGTCTACACCGACGACTGGTTCGCGGCGGAGTCGTTCATTCAGAGCACGGTGCCCGAGGCGACCGACCACAGCGCCGACTTCGCCTACGACCCCGACAAGGCTGCGGCACTGCTCGATGAGGCGGGCTGGGCGAAGGGGTCCGACGGCGTCCGCACGAAGAACGGCCAGAAGCTGTCGTTCACGCTCTACCCCAACCCCTACCTGCAGGCCTCGCAGTCGGTCGACGAGCTCGTCGACCAGCAGCTGACCAGCCTCGGGTTCGACGTGAACCTCGAGACCTACGACGTGCCGACGTACGGCCAGAAGGTCATCGGCAACGCCACGATCCCGGCGACCGAGATCACGCGCAGCTTCGTCGACGTCGGAACCGTCGCGGGCGTGCTCACCTCGCAGAAGAAGGGCGACGAGGACTGGTTCAAGGTGGGGACCTCGGATGCCACGCTGAACGACCTGTCGACCAGGATCGCCACCGCCACCGACCGCGATGCCCGCGCGAAGGTCGCCGACGAGCTGCAGGGCTACGTGCTCGATCAGGGCTACTTCGTGCCGCTCACGCAGATCGTGCAGCGCGTCTACGTGCAGTCCCCCGAGGTCAGCGGCGTCACGTACAACGGCCTCGCCTACGCGTACTACCTGGACGCCTGGCTGAACGGCTGA
- a CDS encoding FAD-binding oxidoreductase, whose protein sequence is MSAPTAIAPSTGLSALLDDVRAEAPGIEVRPPSAETTAFAYDAATAPRHGAAGLDGPAVAFPASAEQVQQLVRLAARHGVSVVPRGAGTGLSGGASAHADQLVITTERLNRIVEVSPADEVAVVEPGVLNAALNDHLAPLGLFYAPDPASWRISTIGGNIATNAGGLRCAKYGVTRESVLALDVVLADGSLVSIGHRSIKGVTGLDLVSLFVGSEGVLGIVVRATVRIRPLPVARRTVTAFFDSTAAGAAGIGAITASRVRPSVIEFLDEPTLDAIDAANASGLRARGASLLLIELDGFGIDEQTAELTIALEAAGARVETEGDADAQLLWELRRAGRRLGEGSWFVAGDIAVPKSRIAEVFAGFPEIEARYGVAVSAVSHAGDGNLHPVITLPIPAGADPSAVPRVLHDAADDLVRAALAVGGTVSGEHGIGTVKRELAAEELAERVRVAQLAIKNALDPAGLFNPGKAL, encoded by the coding sequence ATGAGCGCTCCCACCGCGATCGCCCCGTCGACGGGTCTGTCCGCTCTGCTGGACGACGTCCGCGCCGAGGCGCCGGGTATCGAGGTGCGCCCGCCGTCCGCCGAGACGACCGCGTTCGCGTACGACGCCGCCACCGCGCCCCGGCACGGGGCCGCAGGGCTCGACGGGCCCGCGGTGGCTTTCCCCGCGTCGGCGGAGCAGGTGCAGCAGCTCGTACGTCTCGCCGCCCGCCACGGGGTGAGCGTCGTCCCCCGGGGTGCCGGCACCGGCCTCTCCGGCGGTGCCTCGGCTCACGCCGACCAGCTCGTGATCACGACCGAGCGCCTGAACCGCATCGTCGAGGTCTCGCCCGCCGACGAGGTCGCGGTCGTCGAGCCCGGCGTGCTCAACGCCGCCCTCAACGACCACCTCGCCCCTCTCGGCCTCTTCTACGCCCCCGACCCCGCCAGCTGGCGCATCTCGACGATCGGCGGCAACATCGCCACCAACGCCGGGGGCCTGCGCTGCGCCAAGTACGGCGTCACACGCGAGTCGGTGCTCGCCCTCGACGTCGTGCTCGCCGACGGCAGCCTCGTCTCGATCGGCCACCGCTCGATCAAGGGCGTCACCGGACTCGACCTCGTCTCGCTGTTCGTGGGATCGGAGGGGGTGCTCGGCATCGTCGTGCGCGCGACCGTGCGCATCCGACCGCTGCCCGTCGCCCGTCGTACGGTGACGGCGTTCTTCGACTCCACGGCGGCCGGAGCCGCCGGAATCGGCGCCATCACCGCGTCGCGCGTGCGCCCGAGCGTCATCGAGTTCCTCGACGAGCCCACCCTCGACGCCATCGACGCGGCGAACGCTTCCGGACTGCGTGCCCGCGGGGCGTCGCTGCTGCTCATCGAGCTCGACGGCTTCGGCATCGACGAGCAGACCGCCGAACTGACCATCGCCCTCGAGGCCGCTGGCGCGCGGGTCGAGACCGAGGGCGATGCGGACGCCCAGTTGCTGTGGGAACTGCGCCGGGCGGGCCGTCGCCTCGGCGAGGGGTCCTGGTTCGTCGCCGGTGACATCGCCGTGCCCAAGTCGCGCATCGCCGAGGTCTTCGCCGGTTTCCCCGAGATCGAGGCCCGCTACGGCGTCGCCGTGAGCGCGGTCTCCCACGCCGGCGACGGCAACCTGCATCCCGTCATCACCCTGCCGATCCCGGCCGGTGCCGATCCTTCTGCGGTGCCCAGGGTGCTGCACGACGCGGCAGACGACCTCGTGCGTGCGGCGCTCGCGGTCGGCGGCACCGTCAGCGGTGAGCACGGCATCGGCACGGTCAAGCGCGAGCTCGCCGCCGAAGAGCTCGCCGAACGTGTGCGCGTCGCACAGCTCGCGATCAAGAACGCGCTCGACCCAGCCGGTCTGTTCAACCCCGGAAAAGCCCTGTAA
- a CDS encoding aminotransferase-like domain-containing protein, with the protein MSVLAPSRPALVQAFTAPKGFGDQTLRDRRADAIELLGGIPDPSVLPSAELAEATARVLGRAGAPSLQYSRTEGIPALREWIAAHEGVPVERVLVTNGGFHGLAIAVQTVLERGDLVAVDNPVFPLFLRGLELADARVLPIRVGADGLDVDALASELRAGARPAAVYTVPEFHNPSQSSLPTARRRELVDLAEKYGFVVFADDPYRELRFHGEPESLAPFHDSDHVIHVNTFTKTLGPGLRLGWVVLPERLIPDAVALRSRQDSHSSTLVQAVVAELLTSDAGLFPRVLGAARELYRSRAHALAEALTASGFFDVTVPDGGLFLWPRLTDDSLDADRLAADASAEGVEYQRGSFFPSGPGTDADRHLRLAYGDTDESLLREAAARLARAVARQR; encoded by the coding sequence ATGAGCGTTCTCGCCCCCTCCCGTCCTGCGCTCGTGCAGGCTTTCACGGCGCCGAAGGGGTTCGGCGACCAAACCCTGCGCGACCGCCGCGCCGATGCGATCGAGCTGCTGGGCGGCATCCCGGACCCCTCCGTGCTGCCGAGCGCCGAGCTCGCCGAGGCGACCGCCCGGGTGCTCGGTCGGGCCGGTGCGCCGTCGCTGCAGTACTCGCGCACCGAGGGCATCCCCGCCCTGCGCGAGTGGATCGCCGCGCACGAGGGCGTGCCCGTGGAGCGCGTGCTCGTGACCAACGGCGGCTTCCACGGCCTCGCGATCGCGGTGCAGACGGTGCTCGAGCGTGGCGATCTCGTCGCTGTCGACAACCCGGTGTTCCCGCTGTTCTTGCGCGGCCTCGAGCTCGCCGACGCGCGCGTGCTGCCCATCCGCGTCGGCGCCGACGGGCTCGACGTCGACGCCCTGGCATCCGAGCTGCGCGCCGGCGCGCGCCCGGCCGCGGTGTACACGGTGCCGGAGTTCCACAACCCCTCGCAGTCGTCGCTGCCCACAGCCCGGCGTCGGGAACTCGTGGATCTCGCCGAGAAGTACGGCTTCGTCGTGTTCGCCGACGACCCGTACCGCGAGCTGCGCTTCCACGGCGAGCCCGAGTCGCTCGCGCCGTTCCACGACTCCGACCACGTCATCCACGTCAACACCTTCACCAAGACCCTCGGCCCGGGTCTGCGCCTGGGCTGGGTCGTGCTGCCCGAGCGCCTGATTCCGGATGCCGTGGCCCTGCGCAGCCGCCAGGATTCGCACTCGTCGACTCTCGTGCAGGCGGTGGTCGCCGAGCTGCTGACGAGCGACGCCGGACTGTTCCCGCGCGTCTTGGGGGCGGCGCGGGAGCTGTACCGGTCGCGGGCGCACGCTCTGGCCGAGGCGCTCACGGCATCCGGCTTCTTCGACGTCACGGTGCCCGACGGCGGGCTGTTCCTGTGGCCGCGTCTGACCGACGACTCCCTGGATGCCGACCGCCTCGCCGCCGACGCAAGCGCCGAGGGCGTGGAGTACCAGCGCGGATCGTTCTTCCCCTCGGGCCCCGGGACGGATGCCGACCGGCACCTGCGCCTCGCCTACGGCGACACCGACGAGTCGTTGCTGCGCGAGGCCGCGGCACGGCTGGCCCGGGCGGTGGCGCGGCAGCGCTGA
- a CDS encoding ABC transporter permease encodes MLRTYGGFALRRTGQAIVVVLLAYLFTFFVLSILPGDPISSILRTPDAGFTEDDIARIVAYYGLDQPWWVQLGASLGRFVIGDLGVSLRSNLPVSTLVLDALGSTLSLAAVALLVAIVLAVAIAYGTQFIPARFGQGVVRSLPSLFLSVPNFVIGLLLIHVFAFGLGLFSMIDTETPWGTFFAAVALGIPVSAQLAEVLIASLDHESRQEYVAVARSRGLRQGALFARHLVKPSALPTVTVLALIVGELLGGALITEAIFGRVGIGTLVEQAVASQDLPVLQAVVSLAAIVFVVVNLLADLAYPLLDPRVSIGSRTAAVASRTEPAPLLREEVSIV; translated from the coding sequence ATGCTCCGCACCTACGGCGGCTTCGCGCTGCGGCGCACCGGTCAAGCGATCGTCGTCGTGCTGCTGGCGTATCTGTTCACGTTCTTCGTGCTCAGCATTTTGCCCGGCGACCCGATCTCGAGCATCCTGCGCACGCCCGACGCGGGCTTCACCGAAGACGACATCGCCCGCATCGTGGCCTACTACGGCCTCGACCAGCCCTGGTGGGTGCAGCTCGGGGCCTCGCTCGGACGCTTCGTCATCGGCGACCTCGGCGTCTCGCTGCGATCGAACCTGCCGGTGAGCACCCTCGTGCTCGACGCGCTCGGCTCCACCCTCAGCCTCGCGGCCGTCGCTCTGCTGGTGGCCATCGTGCTCGCCGTCGCGATCGCGTACGGCACGCAATTCATTCCCGCACGCTTCGGCCAGGGCGTGGTGCGCTCGCTGCCCTCGCTCTTCCTGTCGGTGCCCAACTTCGTCATCGGCCTGCTGCTCATCCACGTGTTCGCGTTCGGTCTCGGGCTGTTCAGCATGATCGACACCGAGACCCCCTGGGGCACGTTCTTCGCGGCGGTGGCACTCGGCATCCCGGTGTCTGCGCAGCTCGCGGAAGTGCTCATCGCCTCGCTCGACCACGAGTCGCGGCAGGAGTACGTCGCGGTCGCCCGCTCGCGGGGCCTCCGCCAGGGGGCGCTCTTCGCACGCCACCTCGTGAAGCCCTCGGCGCTGCCGACCGTGACCGTGCTCGCGCTCATCGTCGGCGAACTGCTCGGCGGCGCGCTCATCACCGAGGCGATCTTCGGCCGCGTCGGCATCGGCACCCTCGTCGAGCAGGCCGTCGCCAGCCAGGACCTCCCGGTGCTGCAGGCGGTCGTCTCGCTCGCGGCCATCGTGTTCGTCGTCGTGAACCTGCTCGCCGACCTCGCCTACCCCCTGCTCGACCCCCGCGTGTCCATCGGCTCGCGCACCGCGGCGGTCGCGTCCCGGACGGAGCCCGCGCCGCTGCTGCGCGAGGAGGTGAGCATCGTATGA
- a CDS encoding LLM class flavin-dependent oxidoreductase, whose product MTRVTRPLRSLGFLTIGLFDRENPRAGHETTLSIIERGERLGFDSAWLRDRHLQYGISSPVAVLAAASQRTSRIRLGTAVIPLGWENPLRLAEDLATVDVLTGGRLEPGFSVGAPRRYDEIAPALYPDTADQEDFGYERLARLRRFLAGERVSPFSGTEGIEEYSERVEPHAAGLAGRLWYGAGSPASTTWAAENGFHLLTSSVIQSVHSTDFDVEQDAQIRLYRETHPDGENARVSQGLVVVPTDSATPAQRRRYEAYAESRRGRVGIPQGPRGLLFAEDLVGTSEQIAERLLSSRSFPQVDEVAFALPFAFEPDDYAQILEDIAGRLGPLLGWAPSPR is encoded by the coding sequence GTGACGAGGGTGACCCGGCCGCTGCGCTCCCTCGGATTCCTCACCATCGGCCTCTTCGACCGCGAGAACCCGCGGGCCGGGCACGAGACGACCCTCTCGATCATCGAGCGCGGCGAGCGCCTCGGCTTCGACAGCGCGTGGCTGCGCGACCGGCACCTGCAGTACGGCATCTCGTCGCCGGTCGCGGTGCTCGCGGCGGCATCCCAGCGCACGAGCCGCATCCGCCTGGGCACCGCGGTGATCCCGCTGGGGTGGGAGAACCCGCTGCGCCTGGCGGAAGACCTCGCGACGGTCGATGTGCTCACCGGCGGGCGGCTGGAGCCCGGCTTCTCGGTCGGGGCTCCGCGACGCTACGACGAGATCGCCCCCGCGCTGTACCCCGACACCGCCGACCAGGAGGACTTCGGCTACGAGCGCCTCGCGCGCCTGCGCCGCTTCCTCGCGGGTGAGCGGGTCAGTCCGTTCTCGGGCACCGAGGGCATCGAGGAGTACTCGGAGCGCGTCGAGCCCCACGCCGCGGGTCTCGCCGGTCGCCTCTGGTACGGCGCCGGGAGCCCGGCATCCACCACCTGGGCCGCCGAGAACGGTTTCCATCTGCTGACCAGCAGCGTCATCCAGTCGGTGCACTCGACCGACTTCGACGTCGAGCAGGACGCGCAGATCCGCCTGTACCGTGAGACGCACCCCGATGGCGAGAACGCCCGGGTGTCGCAGGGTCTCGTCGTCGTACCGACCGACTCAGCGACGCCCGCGCAGCGCCGACGCTATGAGGCGTACGCGGAGTCACGGCGGGGGCGCGTCGGCATCCCTCAGGGTCCGCGGGGGCTGCTGTTCGCCGAGGATCTCGTCGGCACGTCGGAGCAGATCGCGGAGCGGCTGCTGTCGTCGCGGTCGTTCCCGCAGGTCGACGAGGTGGCGTTCGCGCTGCCTTTCGCCTTCGAGCCCGACGACTACGCGCAGATCCTGGAGGACATCGCCGGGCGGTTGGGGCCGCTGCTCGGGTGGGCGCCGTCCCCTCGTTGA
- a CDS encoding dipeptide ABC transporter ATP-binding protein, which yields MTLTLPLRPDTSPATALLRVDGLTVAYGRTPVVHDVSFSIPAGGSLALIGESGSGKSTIARSVLRLLPRATGRARGRVEFGGDELLGLSEARFRPFRGRRIGFVPQDPSHALNPVRTVGSQAHEAAELAGITDADARREAILEVFARVGLPDPGRVYGSYPHQLSGGMLQRVLIGLAVLPKPELLVADEPTSALDVTIQKRILDLLGELRAELGIGLLLITHDLAIAAERTDEIVVLKDGRVQEAGRTREVFQAPTSPYTLQLQADAPALNPDRYRHADGRGVDAWTIDTTATRIEVREVSKSFVVDGSERAAVSAVSFRVPPGTTHALVGESGSGKTTTVRLLLGLETPDAGEILIDGKPATGRTEAELRGIRRHLQLVYQNPFTSLDPTWSVGRIVREPLDRYRVGTRAERSAKVAAALDAVGLSSQLTRRRPDALSGGQRQRVAIARALVLEPDVIVLDEPTSALDVTVQAGVFDVLRRLQRERGLTYLFVSHDLALVRQIADTVSVLKDGRVIEAGRVADVLSHPREEYTRALVDAIPTPDLRSPR from the coding sequence ATGACCCTCACTCTTCCCCTGCGCCCCGACACGTCTCCCGCGACCGCCCTCCTGCGCGTCGACGGTCTCACGGTGGCCTACGGCCGCACCCCCGTGGTGCACGACGTGTCGTTCTCGATCCCGGCCGGGGGCAGCCTCGCCCTCATCGGCGAGTCGGGCTCGGGCAAGTCGACGATCGCGCGGTCGGTGCTGCGGCTGCTGCCGCGCGCCACCGGACGGGCGCGCGGGCGCGTGGAGTTCGGCGGCGACGAGCTGCTCGGGCTGAGCGAGGCGCGGTTCCGCCCCTTCCGCGGCCGGCGCATCGGCTTCGTACCGCAGGATCCCTCGCACGCGCTCAACCCCGTGCGCACCGTCGGTTCGCAGGCGCACGAAGCGGCTGAGCTGGCGGGGATCACGGATGCCGACGCCCGGCGCGAAGCCATCCTCGAGGTCTTCGCCCGCGTCGGCCTGCCCGACCCGGGTCGGGTCTACGGCTCGTACCCGCACCAGCTCTCCGGCGGCATGCTGCAGCGCGTGCTCATCGGGCTCGCGGTGCTGCCGAAGCCCGAGCTGCTCGTCGCCGACGAGCCCACCAGCGCGCTCGACGTCACCATCCAGAAGCGCATCCTCGACCTGCTCGGAGAGCTGCGCGCCGAGCTCGGCATCGGTCTGCTCCTCATCACGCACGACCTCGCGATCGCCGCCGAGCGCACCGACGAGATCGTCGTGCTCAAGGATGGGCGGGTGCAAGAGGCGGGGCGCACGCGCGAGGTTTTCCAGGCGCCGACCTCGCCCTACACGCTGCAGCTGCAGGCCGACGCCCCGGCGCTCAACCCCGACCGCTACCGGCATGCCGACGGGCGCGGGGTCGACGCGTGGACCATCGATACCACCGCGACCCGCATCGAGGTGCGGGAGGTCTCCAAGAGCTTCGTGGTCGACGGGTCCGAGCGCGCGGCGGTATCGGCGGTGTCGTTCCGCGTGCCGCCGGGCACGACCCACGCCCTCGTGGGGGAGTCGGGCTCGGGCAAGACCACCACGGTACGGCTGCTGCTGGGCCTGGAGACCCCCGACGCCGGCGAGATCCTCATCGACGGCAAACCCGCGACCGGGCGCACCGAGGCGGAGCTCCGCGGCATCCGTCGCCACCTCCAGCTCGTGTACCAGAACCCCTTCACCTCGCTGGATCCCACGTGGAGCGTCGGGCGCATCGTCCGTGAACCCCTCGACCGCTACCGCGTCGGCACGCGGGCCGAGCGGTCGGCGAAGGTCGCCGCGGCCCTGGATGCCGTGGGCCTGTCGTCGCAGCTCACCCGCCGTCGCCCCGACGCGCTGTCGGGCGGTCAGCGTCAGCGCGTCGCGATCGCACGCGCCCTGGTGCTCGAACCCGACGTCATCGTGCTCGACGAGCCCACCTCGGCGCTCGACGTGACGGTGCAGGCGGGGGTGTTCGACGTACTCCGCCGGCTGCAGCGCGAACGCGGCCTGACCTACCTCTTCGTCTCGCACGATCTCGCGCTCGTGCGGCAGATCGCCGACACGGTCTCGGTGCTCAAAGACGGACGGGTTATCGAGGCCGGGCGCGTGGCCGACGTGCTCTCGCACCCGCGCGAGGAATACACGCGGGCCCTCGTCGACGCGATCCCCACCCCCGACCTCCGGAGTCCCCGATGA
- a CDS encoding ABC transporter permease: MTALVSPSRPAIARVRGIRLAVPVGVVVSFAVVAVVLAFSVAPTLFTSQNPAQGVPADKLQPPSVAHLLGTDHLGRDLFARIVFGAQSSVTSALVAVAIGVVVGGLIGLLAGFLGSWTDTVLARFVDVLLAIPAFLLAVVIVSSLGFQTINAAIATGVSAVAVFARVMRSEVLRVRSSVFVEAARLQGGSSLHVLFRHVLPNASRSLIPLAVLQFGLSILVIAGLAFLGYGDPPPASDWGLLISAGKDYPRAPWLVVWPALVTVATVLSINRISRWLRRTS; the protein is encoded by the coding sequence ATGACCGCGCTCGTCTCGCCGTCGCGCCCCGCGATCGCCCGGGTCCGTGGCATCCGTCTCGCCGTCCCGGTCGGTGTCGTCGTGTCGTTCGCGGTCGTGGCCGTGGTGCTCGCCTTCTCGGTCGCGCCGACCCTTTTCACGTCGCAGAATCCCGCGCAGGGCGTGCCGGCCGACAAGCTGCAGCCGCCGAGCGTCGCGCACCTGCTCGGCACCGACCACCTCGGCCGCGACCTGTTCGCGCGCATCGTTTTCGGCGCGCAGTCGTCGGTGACGAGCGCCCTGGTCGCCGTCGCGATCGGCGTCGTCGTCGGCGGGCTCATCGGCCTGCTCGCCGGGTTCCTCGGGTCGTGGACCGACACCGTGCTCGCCCGCTTCGTCGACGTGCTGCTGGCGATCCCGGCGTTCCTGCTCGCGGTCGTCATCGTCAGCTCCCTGGGTTTCCAGACCATCAACGCCGCGATCGCCACCGGCGTCTCGGCCGTCGCCGTGTTCGCGCGGGTCATGCGCTCCGAGGTGCTGCGGGTGCGCTCGTCGGTGTTCGTCGAGGCGGCGCGGCTGCAGGGCGGATCGAGCCTGCACGTGCTGTTCCGGCACGTCCTGCCCAATGCCTCGCGCTCGCTCATCCCGCTCGCCGTGCTGCAGTTCGGCCTGTCGATCCTCGTCATCGCGGGACTCGCCTTCCTCGGCTACGGCGATCCGCCCCCGGCATCCGACTGGGGTCTGCTCATCTCGGCCGGCAAGGACTACCCGCGCGCGCCGTGGCTCGTCGTGTGGCCGGCGCTCGTCACGGTGGCGACCGTGCTGTCGATCAACCGCATCAGCCGGTGGCTTCGGAGGACGTCATGA